A DNA window from Stenotrophomonas sp. 57 contains the following coding sequences:
- a CDS encoding rod shape-determining protein, producing MFKKLRGMFSNDLSIDLGTANTLIYVRGQGIVLNEPSVVAVRQDRAIGGTRSVAAVGAEAKQMLGRTPGHITTIRPMKDGVIADFTYTEAMLKHFIKKVHKSRVLRPSPRVLVCVPAGSTQVERRAIKESAEEAGARDVYLIEEPMAAAIGAGMPVTEARGSMVIDIGGGTTEVAVISLNGIVYSASVRIGGDRFDESITNYVRRNHGMLIGEATAERIKVELGCAYPQAEVQELEISGRNLAEGVPKMIKISSNEVLEALHEPLSGIVSAVKLALEQTPPELCADVAERGIVLTGGGALLRDLDRLISEETGLHVQVADDPLTCVARGGGRALELVDMHGNEFFAPE from the coding sequence ATGTTCAAGAAACTCCGTGGCATGTTCTCCAACGACCTGTCCATCGACCTGGGCACGGCCAACACCCTCATCTACGTGCGCGGGCAGGGGATCGTGCTGAACGAGCCGTCGGTCGTGGCCGTGCGCCAGGACCGTGCCATCGGTGGCACCCGCTCGGTGGCAGCCGTGGGCGCCGAGGCCAAGCAGATGCTTGGCCGTACCCCGGGCCACATCACCACCATCCGCCCGATGAAGGACGGCGTCATCGCCGACTTTACCTACACCGAGGCGATGCTCAAGCACTTCATCAAGAAGGTGCACAAGTCGCGCGTGCTGCGCCCGAGCCCGCGCGTGCTGGTCTGCGTGCCGGCCGGTTCGACCCAGGTCGAGCGCCGCGCGATCAAGGAATCGGCCGAGGAAGCCGGTGCCCGTGACGTGTACCTGATCGAAGAGCCGATGGCGGCCGCGATCGGTGCCGGCATGCCGGTCACCGAAGCCCGTGGCTCGATGGTCATCGACATCGGCGGCGGCACCACCGAAGTGGCGGTGATCTCGCTGAACGGCATCGTCTATTCGGCCTCGGTCCGCATCGGCGGCGACCGCTTCGACGAATCCATCACCAACTACGTGCGCCGCAACCACGGCATGCTGATCGGTGAAGCCACCGCCGAGCGCATCAAGGTCGAGCTGGGCTGTGCCTACCCGCAGGCCGAGGTGCAGGAGCTGGAGATCTCCGGCCGCAACCTCGCCGAGGGTGTGCCGAAGATGATCAAGATCAGCTCCAACGAGGTGCTTGAAGCCCTGCACGAACCGCTGTCGGGCATCGTCAGCGCGGTCAAGCTGGCGCTGGAGCAGACCCCGCCGGAACTGTGTGCCGACGTTGCCGAGCGCGGCATCGTGCTGACCGGTGGCGGCGCCCTGCTGCGTGACCTGGACCGCCTGATCTCCGAGGAAACCGGCCTGCACGTGCAGGTGGCCGACGATCCGCTGACCTGCGTGGCCCGCGGTGGCGGCCGTGCGCTGGAGCTGGTGGACATGCACGGCAACGAGTTCTTTGCGCCGGAATAA
- a CDS encoding carbohydrate kinase family protein: MSALICGSLAFDTIMVFPDQFKNHILPDKVHILNVSFLVPRMRREFGGCAGNIAYNLHLLGGQPIPMGTVGSDFGPYREYFEGLGIDLSRVRVIDELFTPQAFITTDHDNNQITAFHPGAMMRSYENHVRGVPGVTLGLVGPDGREGMIQNAQEFHEDGIPFIFDPGQAMPLFNGPELRAFIDQADYVVVNDYESNLLQERTGWDEKEIVSRVKAYITTRGPKGAVIHTPEKSYDIPPAHERRVVDPTGCGDAFRAGLIYGIQKGYDWLTIGRMGNLMGALKVEHPGTQNQRFTFDEFNEQFKQQFGYALSA; encoded by the coding sequence ATGTCCGCTCTGATCTGTGGTTCTCTTGCCTTCGACACCATCATGGTGTTTCCGGACCAGTTCAAGAATCACATCCTGCCGGACAAGGTGCACATCCTGAACGTGTCGTTCCTGGTCCCGCGCATGCGCCGCGAGTTCGGCGGCTGCGCCGGCAACATCGCCTACAACCTGCACCTGCTGGGCGGCCAGCCGATCCCGATGGGCACCGTCGGCTCGGACTTCGGCCCGTACCGCGAGTACTTCGAAGGCCTGGGCATCGACCTGTCGCGCGTGCGCGTGATCGATGAGCTGTTTACCCCGCAGGCGTTCATCACCACCGACCACGACAACAACCAGATCACCGCCTTCCACCCGGGCGCGATGATGCGTTCCTACGAGAACCACGTGCGCGGCGTGCCGGGCGTGACCCTGGGCCTGGTCGGGCCGGACGGCCGCGAAGGCATGATCCAGAACGCGCAGGAATTCCACGAAGACGGCATCCCGTTCATCTTCGACCCGGGCCAGGCCATGCCGCTGTTCAACGGCCCGGAGCTGCGCGCCTTCATCGACCAGGCCGACTACGTGGTGGTGAACGACTACGAGTCGAACCTGCTGCAGGAGCGCACCGGCTGGGACGAGAAGGAGATCGTCAGCCGGGTCAAGGCCTACATCACCACCCGTGGCCCGAAGGGCGCGGTCATCCACACCCCGGAAAAGAGCTACGACATCCCGCCGGCGCACGAGCGCCGCGTGGTCGACCCGACCGGCTGTGGCGACGCTTTCCGCGCCGGCCTGATCTACGGCATCCAGAAGGGCTACGACTGGCTGACCATCGGCCGCATGGGCAACCTGATGGGCGCACTGAAGGTCGAGCACCCGGGCACGCAGAACCAGCGTTTCACCTTTGATGAGTTCAACGAGCAGTTCAAGCAGCAGTTCGGTTACGCGCTGAGCGCGTAA
- a CDS encoding HAD family hydrolase: MIATGSAVHALSAIRHWVFDMDGTLTVAVHDFAAIRRALQIAAEEDILDHIAALPDAPAQAKREWLLDHERALAEDALPAPGAVKLLRALAADGCRLGILTRNDHALAKLTLDAIGVGELFDDADIIGRDEAVPKPSPDGLQQHLRRWGIGPAEAVMVGDHAYDLECGRAAGTHTVLVNLPENPWPGRADWHFADCRALLAAWQAA; this comes from the coding sequence ATGATCGCGACGGGCAGCGCAGTGCACGCGTTGTCCGCGATCCGGCACTGGGTGTTCGACATGGACGGCACGCTGACGGTAGCCGTGCATGATTTCGCCGCGATCCGCCGCGCACTGCAGATCGCCGCGGAGGAAGACATCCTCGACCATATCGCGGCGCTGCCGGACGCACCGGCGCAGGCCAAGCGTGAGTGGCTGCTGGATCACGAACGCGCGCTGGCCGAGGACGCGCTGCCGGCGCCGGGTGCGGTGAAGCTGCTGCGTGCGCTGGCAGCCGACGGTTGCCGGCTGGGCATCCTGACCCGCAACGATCATGCGCTGGCGAAGCTGACGCTGGACGCGATCGGGGTTGGGGAACTGTTCGACGATGCCGACATCATCGGCCGCGATGAAGCGGTGCCCAAGCCCTCGCCGGATGGTCTGCAGCAGCATCTGCGGCGTTGGGGCATCGGGCCTGCGGAGGCGGTGATGGTCGGTGACCACGCCTACGACCTGGAGTGCGGCCGCGCGGCCGGCACGCATACCGTGCTGGTCAACCTGCCGGAGAATCCGTGGCCGGGTCGCGCCGACTGGCATTTCGCTGATTGCCGCGCCTTGCTGGCTGCCTGGCAGGCCGCATGA